The following are encoded together in the Dyella terrae genome:
- a CDS encoding flagellin, with amino-acid sequence MSLVINTNISSLNAQNNLTKSQSALSQATQRLSSGMKINSAADNAAGFAISQRYTTQIGGLQQASSNASDAINLAQTAGSALDQVTANLQAIRDLAVQSANGTYTSADRSSIDQEVQQRLAEITRIANQTTFNGSNVLDGSMKTKSFQIGANVGQTISVSLGTSVKSSAMGQVSEVTSGDIGTITLKAGDLTVGAGAVAAGTYNSTTLAAAIQTAGGAGVTATVSASGEINIANSGATALAVGGAQASALGMPTTVAAAGNATTTGVVGGLTGLPSLAGEGFSINGTSIDLSGAKSLQDVSDAINAAGITGVTAAVNGAGNGVNFYSAGALKIADTGGNIIGANAKDVNAGATYTVGSTASSGGSLSGGNVQSVDSANDLISRVDVALKTVSDFAAQLGAVQNRFQSTISTVAAQTTNLQASQSTIRDADFAAETANLSKASVLQQAGISVLAQANSNPQQVLKLLQ; translated from the coding sequence ATGTCTCTCGTTATCAACACCAATATTTCGTCGCTGAACGCGCAGAACAACCTGACCAAGTCGCAGAGCGCCCTGTCCCAGGCCACGCAGCGTCTGTCGTCGGGCATGAAGATCAACAGCGCCGCCGACAACGCCGCCGGCTTCGCGATCTCCCAGCGCTACACCACGCAGATCGGCGGCCTGCAGCAGGCCAGCTCCAACGCCAGCGACGCCATCAACCTGGCGCAGACTGCCGGTTCGGCCCTGGACCAGGTCACCGCCAACCTGCAGGCCATTCGCGACCTGGCCGTGCAGTCGGCCAACGGCACCTACACCTCCGCTGACCGTTCCTCGATCGACCAGGAAGTGCAGCAGCGCCTGGCGGAAATCACCCGTATCGCCAACCAGACCACGTTCAACGGTTCGAACGTGCTGGACGGCTCCATGAAGACCAAGAGCTTCCAGATCGGCGCCAACGTCGGCCAGACCATCAGCGTGAGCCTCGGCACCAGCGTGAAGTCGAGCGCCATGGGTCAGGTTTCCGAAGTGACCTCGGGCGACATCGGCACCATCACGCTGAAGGCCGGTGATCTGACCGTCGGCGCAGGCGCGGTGGCCGCAGGTACCTACAACTCCACCACGTTGGCTGCGGCCATCCAGACCGCCGGCGGCGCCGGTGTGACGGCAACCGTCAGCGCGAGTGGCGAAATCAACATCGCCAACTCCGGTGCAACGGCTCTGGCCGTTGGTGGCGCCCAGGCGAGCGCGCTGGGCATGCCGACCACCGTGGCTGCTGCGGGCAATGCCACCACCACGGGCGTTGTCGGTGGCCTGACCGGCCTGCCGAGCCTGGCTGGCGAAGGCTTCAGCATCAACGGTACGTCGATCGACCTCAGCGGCGCCAAGAGCCTGCAGGACGTGTCCGACGCGATCAATGCGGCTGGCATCACCGGTGTCACCGCAGCGGTGAACGGTGCGGGCAATGGCGTCAACTTCTACTCGGCGGGCGCACTGAAGATCGCTGACACGGGCGGCAACATCATCGGTGCCAATGCCAAGGACGTGAACGCGGGTGCGACCTACACGGTGGGCAGCACGGCCTCCTCCGGTGGTTCGCTGTCCGGTGGCAACGTGCAGTCGGTGGACTCGGCCAACGACCTGATCTCCCGCGTCGACGTGGCGCTGAAGACGGTCAGCGATTTCGCCGCCCAGCTGGGTGCCGTGCAGAACCGTTTCCAGTCGACCATCTCCACGGTGGCGGCGCAGACGACCAACCTGCAGGCTTCTCAGTCGACCATCCGCGACGCTGACTTCGCGGCGGAGACGGCCAACCTCAGCAAGGCGAGTGTGCTGCAGCAGGCGGGCATCTCGGTGTTGGCCCAGGCCAACTCCAACCCGCAGCAGGTGCTGAAGCTGTTGCAGTAA